The Pochonia chlamydosporia 170 chromosome 1, whole genome shotgun sequence genome window below encodes:
- a CDS encoding electron transfer flavoprotein-ubiquinone oxidoreductase, mitochondrial precursor (similar to Aspergillus terreus NIH2624 XP_001213719.1), translating to MSAPVPVSRCVQRGARSIARWTPRRAVPAIGSMTRTARMTTTRAVPMQRLAGMRLFTTSRRLYNAEEDETFDPASIERESDEVDVCIVGGGPAGLSAAIRLKQLANEAGNEDFRVLVLEKAGDMGAHILSGAVIQPSSINELIPDWLDEENPNRFEHATPATTDKMRILTKTGSFPVLAPPQMHNHGNYIVSLNQFVKWLAERAEELGVEVYPGFAAAEVIYHSDGSVKGVATNDLGIARDGKPKDTFERGMEFHARVTMFGEGCHGSLSKQVINKFDLRKDSQHQTYGLGIKEVWEVDPEKFEKGLTLHTMGYPLPKDVYGGSFMYHFGENMVTLGLVVSLDYQNPWLSPYQEFQKLKQHPTFKNVLEGGKCISYGARALVEGGFQSIPKVAFPGGALIGDSAGFINVPKVKGTHNAMKSGMLAAEAAWNALSQSDDGTVFLYDYEDSLRKSPIWKELKEVRNMRPSFHSPLGAIGGVLYSALEAFIFKGRVPWTFKHKTPDYAATKPADQFPKIEYPKPDGKITFDILTSVSRTGTNHEEDQPVHLQVKDWDAHTEKAYPPFKGLENRFCPAGVYEYVEDESKPHGVRFQINAQNCIHCKTCDIKAPQQDINWQVPQGGEGPKYYLT from the exons ATGTCGGCCCCGGTGCCAGTGTCAAGATGCGTCCAGCGCGGCGCACGATCAATTGCGCGCTGGACGCCCAGACGAGCCGTCCCCGCGATCGGCTCTATGACGAGGACTGCTCGCATGACGACGACCCGGGCAGTGCCGATGCAGCGGTTAGCGGGCATGAGGCTATTCACCACCAGCCGACGATTATACAacgccgaagaagacgagacTTTTGATCCGGCGTCCATTGAGCGCGAGTCCGATGAAGTAGACGTCTGTATCGTGGGTGGCGGACCAGCCGGGTTAAGTGCTGCCATTCGGTTAaagcagcttgccaatgAGGCGGGTAACGAGGACTTCCGAGtgcttgtccttgagaaGGCTGGCGATATGGGCGCGCATATTCTCTCTGGTGCCGTTATCCAGCCCAGTTCCATCAATGAACTCATTCCCGACTGGCTCGACGAAGAAAACCCCAACAGATTCGAACATGCGACCCCCGCGACAACGGATAAGATGCGCATCTTAACCAAGACTGGATCATTTCCTGTCCTCGCACCCCCTCAGATGCACAACCACGGCAACTACATCGTCAGTCTGAACCAGTTTGTCAAGTGGCTGGCTGAGCGGGCCGAAGAGCTTGGTGTCGAAGTCTATCCCGGCTTTGCGGCCGCCGAGGTTATCTACCATTCCGATGGCTCCGTCAAGGGTGTAGCGACGAATGATTTGGGGATTGCGCGTGATGGCAAGCCCAAGGATACGTTTGAGCGTGGCATGGAGTTCCACGCCAGAGTCACCATGTTCGGCGAGGGCTGCCACGGCAGCTTGAGCAAGCAGgtcatcaacaagtttgaCCTCCGCAAGGAcagccagcaccagacatatGGCCTGGGTATCAAAGAAGTCTGGGAAGTAGACCCCGAGAAGTTCGAAAAGGGATTGACTCTTCACACAATGGGCTACCCCTTACCCAAAGACGTCTACGGCGGTTCCTTCATGTATCACTTTGGCGAGAACATGGTCACGCTCGGCTTAGTCGTCTCTCTCGACTACCAAAACCCATGGCTGTCGCCATACCAGGAAttccagaagctcaagcaGCACCCCACGTTCAAGAACGTCCTCGAAGGCGGCAAGTGCATCTCCTACGGCGCTCGTGCCCTCGTTGAAGGCGGCTTCCAGTCCATCCCCAAGGTAGCCTTCCCCGGTGGCGCTCTGATCGGCGACTCAGCAGGCTTCATCAACGTCCCCAAAGTAAAGGGAACCCACAACGCCATGAAATCCGGCATGCTCGCCGCCGAAGCCGCCTGGAACGCGCTCAGCCAGAGCGACGATGGCACAGTATTCCTCTACGACTACGAAGACTCACTGCGGAAGTCACCTATCTGGAAGGAACTCAAGGAGGTTCGAAACATGCGACCTTCGTTCCATTCGCCGCTCGGTGCCATTGGCGGTGTTTTGTACTCTGCACTCGAGGCATTCATCTTCAAGGGCCGTGTCCCCTGGACGTTTAAGCACAAGACTCCTGACTATGCTGCCACCAAGCCTGCCGACCAGTTCCCCAAGATTGAATATCCCAAGCCGGATGGCAAGATCACCTTTGATATCCTGACTAGTGTATCCCGAACCGGTACCAACCACGAGGAAGACCAGCCTGTCCACCTGCAAGTCAAGGATTGGGATGCGCACACCGAGAAAGCCTATCCTCCTTTCAAAGGTCTCGAGAACCGTTTCTGTCCCGCAGGCGTGTACGAATACGTCGAGGATGAATCGAAGCCTCACGGCGTGCGCTTCCAGATCAATGCCCAAAA CTGCATCCACTGCAAGACGTGCGATATCAAAGCGCCCCAACAAGACATCAACTGGCAAGTTCCCCAGGGCGGCGAAGGACCAAAATACTACTTGACGTGA
- a CDS encoding HECT-domain (ubiquitin-transferase) domain-containing protein, with the protein MFSTFTGNSRRPRNVNLSGQAGNPFANTSWSPAVVSNATKTVSDAQAEREKRHLERQKLKAAGKIQRTWRGHRARRNLANDRRAAFDSLYRSNTATDVAERLPVAFSLLLSFFSRRSADDIQRTFMFVRDCESAHIEHIAPRGVHMSRLRALANILITTLNVVVSGKSSTLDVTILLKLIGRITTFDPNAIAHSLALYYTSLAIVFKGQDAEQKNDLLFTSLTMPLQGMPDNKPAYTALASSFFVQSDLCLFENNSAIFSQGIEAGKLAEAIRSVYGSSRQVLPPKDDLLWLLAHFIGLGRVSLNPSAKISYLHALLMQLSYLSSEIGVRIGLKPQVDDSDDENEGQSLQPLAPYISKQLLSLVEHEGISSILQDFASNLARSVTEQSYGTSLLAGYILTLLHCFPANADDTRMKLFLGQIPTATGSVPTVKFLWHIMQQTTVFAKLQLESENPVRVIQRYLRGSSQLLYESTEEQEWRVILLFLELYTFILRLSDDEDFFSGMNSQIIDNASSDSRLRQCSLSLKDVETLTTFLKNTAFVLHYKARDLPQTQEGLNAAAKSRLDSYLGAEDASRQSGSAEVPARPASTMVDLDGLRAIITSTMKMLYERDSRMHFLPANHWLMNAKLQQEDFVSAVIAEEERQNDEEAEGSDEEEVSATRDIDESSGFYSTMAGQRVSRHARLERLRAQQVRAQRERRLAEMGPKLEILKHMPFVVPFETRVHIFRQFINLDKIRREGNATFPLHPFARHHAKIRRGQLFEDAFKQFYQIGDGLKDPIQITFVDQFDTPEAGIDGGGVTKEFLISVTSEAFGNSEKGGGMFSSNEQRLLFPNPTAVDTLRDFLQRRRGLNENDEEYRDSVNDYLKRFEFLGRVIGKCLYEGILVDLAFAGFFLLKWPSAGPKDENAYKGSINDLRDMDKELYNGLLTLKNYSGDVSELAFDFTVTDQVSPPDEPVRTVTRKLIPNGDQIPVTNDNRLLYISYAARHRLVVQPAHQTAAFLRGLRSIIRPSWLSMFNQSELQRLVGGDSSEIDIDDLRRNTVYSGLYEIGDDNEEHPTIKLFWKVMEGFTDKQRRDVLKYVSSTPRAPLLGFSQLRPKFSIRDGGTDEERLPSTSTCVNLLKLPRYTSESALRKKLLYAVTSGAGFDLS; encoded by the exons atgtttTCGACTTTCACGGGCAACTCGAGACGTCCTCGAAACGTCAACCTGAGCGGGCAGGCCGGCAACCCTTTTGCCAACACATCTTGGAGTCCTGCCGTCGTCTCCAACGCAACCAAAACCGTGTCAGATGCTCAGGCCGAACGAGAAAAGAGGCATTTGGAGAGACAGAAGCTAAAAGCTGCCGGCAAGATCCAGCGAACATGGCGTGGCCACCGCGCGAGACGAAACTTGGCTAATGACAGACGGGCCGCCTTTGATAGCCTGTATCGTTCAAACACAGCTACCGATGTTGCCGAGCGTCTTCCTGTTGCTTTcagcctccttctctccttcttctcgcgaCGATCCGCCGATGATATCCAAAGAACGTTTATGTTTGTCCGTGATTGTGAATCGGCGCACATCGAACATATTGCCCCGCGTGGCGTTCATATGTCGCGCCTTAGAGCCTTGGCTAACATTCTTATCACCACATTGAATGTTGTGGTTTCGGGAAA ATCTTCCACCTTGGACGTGACCATTCTTCTCAAACTCATCGGCCGAATAACAACCTTCGATCCTAATGCGATAGCACACTCGCTTGCCCTTTATTATACCTCACTTGCAATCGTATTCAAGGGACAAGATGCTGAGCAGAAGAACGACTTGTTGTTCACGTCTCTGACAATGCCTCTCCAGGGCATGCCTGACAATA AACCGGCCTACACTGCTCTTGCGTCCAGTTTCTTCGTTCAAAGTGATTTGTGTCTCTTCGAGAATAACAGCGCCATATTTTCCCAAGGAATCGAAGCTGGCAAGCTCGCCGAAGCCATTCGATCAGTTTATGGGTCCTCACGTCAAGTGCTGCCTCCTAAGGACGACCTTTTGTGGTTACTGGCCCATTTTATCGGCCTCGGACGTGTGTCACTCAATCCATCTGCTAAGATTAGCTATCTACACGCACTCCTAATGCAGCTGTCATATCTTTCATCTGAGATCGGAGTAAGAATAGGCCTCAAACCCCAAGTTGACGATTCGGATGACGAAAATGAGGGCCAATCATTGCAGCCTCTGGCGCCGTATATCTCCAAACAGCTTCTATCTCTTGTAGAACATGAGGGAATCTCCTCTATTCTCCAGGACTTTGCATCCAATTTGGCACGTTCTGTAACAGAACAGTCTTACGGAACCAGCCTATTGGCCGGGTACATCTTGACACTTTTACACTGCTTTCCAGCAAACGCAGACGACACAAGGATGAAACTATTTCTCGGGCAAATACCAACAGCCACGGGCTCTGTTCCCACTGTCAAGTTTCTCTGGCATATCATGCAACAGACTACAGTGTTTGCGAAGCTGCAACTCGAGTCGGAAAACCCAGTACGAGTCATCCAGCGATATTTGCGCGGCTCGTCCCAGCTGTTATACGAGAGTACCGAGGAGCAAGAATGGCGAGTAATTCTTCTCTTCCTGGAACTGTATACGTTTATCCTCCGCCTcagcgatgacgaggacttCTTCAGTGGTATGAATTCACAAATCATCGACAACGCCTCATCGgactctcgccttcgtcaGTGCAGTCTCTCGCTGAAAGATGTTGAAACCTTGACCACATTTTTGAAGAATACAGCCTTTGTTTTACACTACAAGGCGCGAGATCTCCCACAAACACAAGAGGGCCTTAACGCGGCAGCAAAGTCTCGACTTGACTCATATCTTGGGGCGGAAGACGCTTCCCGCCAGTCAGGCTCCGCCGAGGTACCTGCGCGGCCTGCGTCGACAATGGTCGATCTTGATGGGTTGCGTGCCATCATAACGTCGACTATGAAGATGCTCTACGAGAGAGACTCAAGAATGCATTTCCTCCCTGCTAATCACTGGTTGATGAATGCCAAGttgcagcaagaagattTCGTTAGTGCGGTTATCGCCGAAGAGGAGCGACAGAATGATGAGGAAGCTGAGGGCagcgatgaagaggaggtcAGCGCGACCAGGGACATTGACGAGTCTTCTGGATTCTACTCAACCATGGCGGGCCAAAGGGTGTCGCGCCACGCTCGACTAGAACGGCTCAGAGCACAACAAGTGCGCGCTCAAAGAGAGCGAAGGTTGGCCGAGATGGGACCCAAGTTGGAGATTTTAAAGCACATGCCTTTCGTGGTTCCCTTTGAAACTAGAGTGCACATTTTTCGGCAGTTTATCAACCTTGATAAGATCCGTCGTGAGGGAAACGCCACTTTCCCTTTGCACCCTTTCGCCAGGCACCATGCTAAGATTCGGCGTGGTCAGCTATTTGAAGACGCCTTCAAGCAATTCTACCAAATCGGAGACGGACTCAAAGACCCAATTCAAATTACGTTTGTTGATCAATTCGACACACCAGAAGCGGGTATCgacggtggtggtgtgaCGAAGGAGTTTCTCATTAGTGTCACATCCGAGGCCTTTGGAAATAGTGAAAAAGGAGGTGGCATGTTCAGTTCTAATGAGCAAAGGCTTCTCTTCCCTAATCCAACAGCTGTCGATACGCTTCGCGACTTCCTCCAGCGGCGGCGTGGCCTGAACGAGAATGACGAAGAGTATAGAGACAGTGTGAATGACTATCTGAAGCGGTTCGAATTCCTTGGGCGCGTTATAGGCAAGTGTCTGTACGAGGGTATCCTGGTGGACTTGGCGTTTGCAGGCTTTTTCCTACTAAAATGGCCGTCGGCTGGGCCCAAAGACGAAAACGCCTACAAGGGTAGCATCAACGACCTGCGAGACATGGACAAAGAGCTATACAACGGACTCCTAACACTGAAAAATTATTCAGGCGATGTATCCGAACTAGCTTTCGACTTCACCGTCACGGATCAGGTTTCTCCCCCTGACGAACCAGTCCGCACCGTCACTCGAAAGCTCATCCCCAACGGCGACCAAATTCCCGTCACCAATGATAATCGCCTACTTTACATTTCCTACGCTGCTCGCCACCGTCTCGTTGTCCAGCCCGCCCACCAAACAGCCGCTTTCCTCCGCGGTCTGCGTTCAATCATCCgcccatcatggctctcCATGTTCAATCAATCCGAGCTTCAACGTCTGGTAGGTGGAGATTCGTCCGAAATCGACATTGATGACCTCCGCCGCAACACGGTATACAGTGGACTCTACGAAATCGGCGACGACAACGAAGAGCATCCCACTATCAAATTATTCTGGAAAGTCATGGAGGGCTTTACTGACAAGCAGAGACGAGACGTCCTCAAGTACGTGAGTTCGACTCCTCGCGCACCGCTACTTGGATTCTCGCAGCTTCGCCCGAAGTTTAGCATTCGAGATGGGGGGACTGATGAGGAGAGACTGCCGAGCACGAGCACCTGCGTCAATTTATTGAAACTGCCTCGGTATACTTCCGAGAGTGCTTTACGAAAGAAGCTCTTATATGCCGTCACTTCAGGGGCTGGGTTTGACTTGAGTTAA